ACGAAAGTAGCCATTTTACCAATTCAACATGGCTATGTTAAAAATGGTGTTGCCTATCCGCATGGCATTTGTTTATTTGTTTCGCCCCATACCTCAGTAAAAGAACTTCTTGCACTCATTACACATGAATATCACCATATTTGTCGGCAATCCTATTACGCAGACTCTCCTACTTTATTAGACGCGGTCATTATGGAAGGCTTAGCTGAGCATGCTGTTGAAAGTTTATTTGGTGAACATGCCGTTAGTTCATGGACAAAACGGTATTCTTTAGAAGAGGTAATCGATTATTGGCACAGGTATTTTCTAGAATACGTAACCGTCCGCGGCTTACATAATCACCAACATTTTTTGTTCGGTGACGGCAAGCAACTACCAGCTCATATTGGTTATTGTATGGGGTACCGCATTGTTGAAGCGTTCTTGACTAAAAATCCCTTACTTACAACACAACAATTGCTGCAAGTTTCTTCTGAAGAAATCGCTTTAGGTGCCGGTTTTACATTGCTATAGGTATGTAAAAAACCATTAATGCATGTCTACGAATAGACAAACGTTAATGGTTTTCACGTTTACTTTTGAGTTACTGGGGCTGGGTAGTCGAAGCCTTTTGTATCGACCTCAACTTTTTTCATTTTTTGATCTTGTAATGGCTTGTCGCTTCCATCGCGCTCTACTGCAACGATTTCATCAATAACATCCATTCCTTCAATCACTTGTCCAAATGCTGCATAATCACCGTCTAAATGTGTTGCCGACTCAGTCATAATAAAAAATTGTGAGCCTGCTGAATTTGGATCCTGTGTACGCGCCATCGATAACACGCCGCGCTCGTGGGTTAGTGTATTTTCGAAGTCATTCGAAGAAAACTCTCCGTTAATTGAATAATCTGGCCCACCCATACCTGTTCCATCTGGGTCGCCACCTTGTACCATGAAGCCTGGAATAACACGGTGGAAAATTAAGCCGTCATAGAAGCCATCTTCAACTAATGAAATGAAGTTCGCTACTGTATTTGGTGCTGTTTTTGGCTCGAGTTCGATAACAATTTTTTTGTCATTTTCCATCGTAATGGTCACGATTGGGTTTTCTGTTACGTCATTTGCGTAATTTGTATTATCTGT
The sequence above is a segment of the Solibacillus sp. FSL H8-0523 genome. Coding sequences within it:
- a CDS encoding DUF2268 domain-containing putative Zn-dependent protease (predicted Zn-dependent protease with a strongly conserved HExxH motif), with translation MEIIDTRKLFYDLKNRSTHTYPLVQSIFPTIPPAAVQYELQRQGLLENGEMSLPLDVWTIAKRQLDDLVNQWAGPPTKVAILPIQHGYVKNGVAYPHGICLFVSPHTSVKELLALITHEYHHICRQSYYADSPTLLDAVIMEGLAEHAVESLFGEHAVSSWTKRYSLEEVIDYWHRYFLEYVTVRGLHNHQHFLFGDGKQLPAHIGYCMGYRIVEAFLTKNPLLTTQQLLQVSSEEIALGAGFTLL
- a CDS encoding peptidylprolyl isomerase, which gives rise to MKKTILLFVTAMAMLMIVACGDDKTTESKEQTDNTNYANDVTENPIVTITMENDKKIVIELEPKTAPNTVANFISLVEDGFYDGLIFHRVIPGFMVQGGDPDGTGMGGPDYSINGEFSSNDFENTLTHERGVLSMARTQDPNSAGSQFFIMTESATHLDGDYAAFGQVIEGMDVIDEIVAVERDGSDKPLQDQKMKKVEVDTKGFDYPAPVTQK